The Brumimicrobium sp. genomic interval CAAAAGAGCTGCAATTATAGCTGTAGGACCTAATTCCATTTCTTCAGCACAGATTCGGGCAACAGCAATAGGATGATAAATATAAGGCTCTCCAGATTTCCTTCGCATATCTTTATGTGCCTCTACGGCTACGTCAAAGGCTTTACGAATAAGTCGAGTCTCTTCTTTTGTGCGTTTGTTTTTTGTAATCTTTAATAAACTCCTAAACGCATTTAATATCTCCCCACGTTCCTTTTCTAAATCAATCTTAGGAAGCAATTCATTTTCTTCTGGATTATCTGAATTCTCAATTAATTCTTGCATACACCATTAACATTTTATTGTCACCAAAGTTTATTAAATTTCCTAAAATATAAAGATAAGGTATAAAAAGTAATCAACAATAAGCTATTTAAAAATCGTTTTACTCTATCATTTCTTCCTTTCTTTTTGCCACTTATCCTTTTTTAATTTCTTGTTTTTTATATTTAACTATATTAGTATTCAAATCATCTATTATGAAACAAAGATTAAATTTACTACTTACAGGCTTGACCTTCTTTACCTATTTTCTATTCAATAGTTTTTCTTTGGCACAGTATCAGCGCCCTTTTGGTCCGTATGCACCTTGGAATATTGAAACTAAATATTTAGGAGTCCATCCTAATTCTGCCTATTATTCTCAATTGCTTTGGGATAATGCCACCCAGAATACACCGGGTGTTTTTAAGTTAAGTTTAGATCAATATACATATCCAGTTTATGAAGTAACCAGTGGATTACAACAATATTTAGTTCAGTCTGGAAATCCATCTTGGGGAAATTTACATGGTAAGTATATTCCATTTGACCCGAATTGGTTACCCGCTACAGGAACAGATGGGCAAATAATAATTCTTGACCCTGCTACGGGTAGAGAATGGGATTTATGGCAAGTGAATTTTGAAAATGATATTGTTCAAATTAGTAATGGAAATCTTGTTCAAAATGGAGTTGGACCTGGTGATGGATCAGATCCGGGAAATTATTGGACCAAAGAAAATGGTTTTTCTTCCTCCAGAGGTTGTGGTATTCAGTATTTAGCAATGCTGGTAAGGCCTGAAGAAATAGAAGAAGGGATTATTCGTCATGCACTCTCCATGCCTATACGCAATACAGATGGAACTGAATACGTATATCCTGCCACCAAATTGGAACATCCAGGTGCACCAGCAGGAGTGCCTGAAGGAATGCGTTTTGCGATTGATATTACAGATGAAGAGATTGAGGAGTGGTTACTTACAGTTTCTCCTCATATTCGAAATGTAGCTAGAATTATTGCTGTTGCGCTTCGTGATTATGGTTGGTTTATTACGGATACAAGTGGCGATGCGCATTTGCAATTTGAACTTCGCTTTTCTGCACCAGAATGGGATGATTTTGATATGCAGCACGTAGTGGTTGGTTCCCGACAATACCCACGAGATTTATTATGGGGCTTAATGACAGAAGATAATGTATATGCTCTAACCTATGATTATAATGGGATTAACCAAGTATGTGGTGGAGAGGAAGTTACACCGATTTTCACTCATGTTGGTAGTAAGTGTTCTGGTGAAGTTTTTAGCTTACCTACTGTTTCTGAAAATGGCATTTCTGGTTCTTGGTCTCCAGCTCCTGATTTCTTTAATTCTACTGAATATACGTTCACTCCTGATGATATGACTTGTAAGAAGATAGCAAAGATGACTGTATTAATCGACCAAAACTTTACATATAGTGTATCCAGCAATAATCCTACTTCCTGTAACTCTTCTAGTGGTTCAATCACTTTTACTGGATTAAGTCCTAATACCTCTTATTATGTTACTAGTAGTCAAGGCGATGCAACAGCTTCATCCAATGGAAGTGGTGTTATCAATGTAACAAATCTTCCTGTAGGAGTTTATAGTGGAATTTCTCTTACAAAGGTAGGTGCAGGTGCTTGTACGGTGAATTATCCAAACATCATTACCTTGATAGCAAATAATTCACCTGCACTAACAGTAAGTTCTGACGTAACAATTTGTAAAGGAAATTCGACAACTATTACAGCTAGTAATTATGGAGGAGCTTCTGTTTCTTGGGATAATGGCTTAGGAAGCGGTGCTTCACATTCAGTTTCACCTAATCATACTACTAT includes:
- a CDS encoding T9SS type A sorting domain-containing protein, with translation MKQRLNLLLTGLTFFTYFLFNSFSLAQYQRPFGPYAPWNIETKYLGVHPNSAYYSQLLWDNATQNTPGVFKLSLDQYTYPVYEVTSGLQQYLVQSGNPSWGNLHGKYIPFDPNWLPATGTDGQIIILDPATGREWDLWQVNFENDIVQISNGNLVQNGVGPGDGSDPGNYWTKENGFSSSRGCGIQYLAMLVRPEEIEEGIIRHALSMPIRNTDGTEYVYPATKLEHPGAPAGVPEGMRFAIDITDEEIEEWLLTVSPHIRNVARIIAVALRDYGWFITDTSGDAHLQFELRFSAPEWDDFDMQHVVVGSRQYPRDLLWGLMTEDNVYALTYDYNGINQVCGGEEVTPIFTHVGSKCSGEVFSLPTVSENGISGSWSPAPDFFNSTEYTFTPDDMTCKKIAKMTVLIDQNFTYSVSSNNPTSCNSSSGSITFTGLSPNTSYYVTSSQGDATASSNGSGVINVTNLPVGVYSGISLTKVGAGACTVNYPNIITLIANNSPALTVSSDVTICKGNSTTITASNYGGASVSWDNGLGSGASHSVSPNHTTIYTASATSGSCTTEKAVTVTVENVVTPTFTIDSEICQGVTPNLPTNSENGISGSWALLTDNGTQLTYEFTPTAGMCASTVTQTINRINVNMDLTVSQNGNILEANEVDATYQWVDCSDNSDVVGATSQHFEPLTSGSYKVILTSTVCPNITDESNCITVATSGLQNDLLNHVFIYPNPTKNTVYISIPKGLAITSWIMKDIQGKVVMDESTSVTEIHVELLSKGMYYLELTTTQGVLVKKLVKE